Sequence from the Flavobacteriales bacterium genome:
TCCACTCCGATGGATTGACAGTAGACCGTCTCCAGATGTGCGATGATGTCTTTAAGTGCAGCCGGTCCCAATCCTATTTCATTCCCTGCTTGGAAAACGGTATCGAGGTCCTGCCCATCCAAACCGAAGTTCTCCAAGGCGAGGGTGGGGGAGTATTTTCTCCGCTCTCTGACCGGGTTGGTGTGCGTGAAGAGATGACCTCTTACACGATACCCATTGATCAGTTGTAATACTTTGAATTCCTTGTGGACATTCTCGGGTATCTCACCATCGCTCTCATAGTCTTTGCGGGCGAATTCGAATCCATCGAAAAAGGTGCGCCAAGATTCTTCGACCGAGGCCGGTTCTTGAAGGAAGGACCGATACTGGCTTTCCAAGAATTCTGGGCTGCTGTTGCTGAGGAAGGATAATCTATCCATGTGTAATCTTTATCCGAAATGAGATACGCGGTCTGCGCTGCTTTGTTTCGTGATTTCCAGCTTGATCTCAAAGATATTCCAAAGGTATGCAGAGCCTAATGGACGAAGAGAGGTGATCACAACTTTTTCAACAGCCCATCAGCCATTGAACATCTCGCTCACGCGCTCGAAGAATCCTTTTTCGGAGCGGCCTGGATTTGGAGTGAAATTCTCGGATTCGGCCAACTTCTCCAGAAGTTTCTTCTCTTCCTTGCTCAATTTCTTTGGCGTCCATACATTGATGTGGACCATCAGGTCTCCAGAACCATAGCTATTGACGCTAGGTAGTCCCTTGCCACGTAGTCTGACAAGCTTTCCGGATTGGGTTCCTTCAGGTACTGTGATGCGAGCTTTACCATCTACCAGAGGTACCTCTGCTTTACATCCAAGTACGGCATCTGGGAAAGAGATGTACAGTTCGTAATGTAGGTCCTGACCGTTTCGTACGAGTTCGGGATGTTCCTTCTCTTCGATGACCACAATGAGATCACCGGGCACTCCGTTTCCAGGAGCATCGTTCCCTTTACCTCGCACGTTGAGCTGCATACCTTCTTCCACTCCGGCCGGGATGTCGATCTCAATCACCTCTTCCTTCTTCACCATGCCATTGGCATCAGCCCCTGGAGGTACGGAACTCACCGATTGACCTGCTCCATGACATGTGGGACAAGCTGAGGTGGTCTGCATCTGACCTAGGAAGGTATTGCTGACTCGAGTGACCTGACCTGTACC
This genomic interval carries:
- the dnaJ gene encoding molecular chaperone DnaJ — encoded protein: MAKRDFYEILGISRNATDAEIKKAYRKMAIKFHPDKNPGDSSAEAKFKEAAEAYEVLSDSDKRARYDRFGHDGLKGGHGGFGGGMSMEDIFSQFGDIFGGAFGGGFGGGFGGGQPRRRKGSNLRIKVKLDLADVANGVKKKVKVQKLKVAEGVKYDTCGTCRGTGQVTRVSNTFLGQMQTTSACPTCHGAGQSVSSVPPGADANGMVKKEEVIEIDIPAGVEEGMQLNVRGKGNDAPGNGVPGDLIVVIEEKEHPELVRNGQDLHYELYISFPDAVLGCKAEVPLVDGKARITVPEGTQSGKLVRLRGKGLPSVNSYGSGDLMVHINVWTPKKLSKEEKKLLEKLAESENFTPNPGRSEKGFFERVSEMFNG